The following are from one region of the Bradyrhizobium septentrionale genome:
- a CDS encoding type VI secretion protein yields MNIARKGTCMKTLVLALALGAFAQGALAAEPNCRAIESTGARLSCYDAAFPPKPKEPAAVDNRTPRAEYKDPLLAEEARIAAKLKNICRGC; encoded by the coding sequence TTGAATATTGCCCGGAAAGGCACCTGCATGAAGACGCTTGTTCTCGCCTTGGCGCTAGGCGCATTCGCGCAAGGCGCGCTCGCCGCAGAACCGAACTGCCGCGCGATCGAAAGCACGGGCGCGCGCCTCAGCTGTTACGACGCGGCATTCCCTCCGAAGCCGAAGGAGCCTGCGGCGGTCGATAACCGCACGCCGCGAGCTGAATACAAAGATCCGTTGCTTGCGGAAGAGGCTCGAATCGCGGCCAAGCTAAAGAATATCTGTCGCGGCTGCTGA
- a CDS encoding DUF6665 family protein, protein MSLDFRFRTPLDVLTYELAEEKASALGRMGRALEQALAKLREFDAAQPASGAPASGLQARRVLVREAGHALWMFVVQREACGMRDSRAIMRTYNVPGEVQLCMGPMLAASTRTVT, encoded by the coding sequence ATGTCCCTCGACTTTCGCTTTCGCACTCCCCTCGACGTCCTCACTTACGAGCTCGCCGAGGAGAAGGCTTCTGCGCTCGGACGAATGGGGCGTGCGCTGGAACAAGCCCTCGCCAAATTGCGCGAGTTCGATGCCGCGCAACCGGCTTCGGGCGCGCCGGCATCCGGGCTGCAGGCGCGGCGCGTTCTGGTGCGGGAGGCCGGCCACGCGCTCTGGATGTTCGTGGTGCAGCGGGAGGCTTGTGGCATGCGCGACAGCCGCGCGATCATGCGCACCTACAATGTGCCGGGCGAGGTGCAGCTGTGCATGGGCCCGATGCTCGCCGCGTCAACGCGGACCGTCACATGA
- a CDS encoding sn-glycerol-3-phosphate import ATP-binding protein UgpC, producing MANVTLRSVRKTYPGGFEAIKGVDVDVGDGQFCVLVGPSGCGKSTLLRMVAGLETITGGEIDIGGRVVNQVEPADRDIAMVFQNYALYPHMSVYNNMAYGLRNRGMAETEIRTRVEEAARVLELSPMLERKPRQLSGGQRQRVAMGRAIVRQPKVFLFDEPLSNLDAKLRIAMRVEIRKLQRRLNTTSIYVTHDQLEAMTLADILVVMNGGQVEQIGNPLDIYQRPATTFVASFIGAPPMNLMPLRSDELKSQITGADGAGIAGIRPEDFVITNETVSGGVALGLTVEAIEHVGAETFVYGSRQREQQSVAANPGELPPGEVIVRVPGATGPAIGEPIRAVAPRDKLHLFTADGRKRVGQ from the coding sequence ATGGCTAACGTCACGCTGCGCAGCGTTCGCAAGACCTATCCCGGCGGCTTCGAGGCCATCAAGGGCGTCGATGTCGACGTCGGCGACGGCCAGTTCTGCGTGCTGGTCGGCCCGTCCGGCTGCGGCAAGTCCACGCTGCTGCGCATGGTCGCGGGGCTCGAGACCATCACCGGCGGCGAAATCGACATCGGCGGCCGCGTCGTCAACCAGGTCGAGCCCGCCGACCGCGACATCGCGATGGTGTTCCAGAATTACGCGCTCTATCCGCATATGAGCGTCTACAACAACATGGCCTACGGCCTGCGCAACCGCGGCATGGCCGAGACCGAGATCAGGACGCGTGTCGAGGAAGCCGCCCGCGTGCTCGAGCTCTCGCCGATGCTGGAGCGCAAGCCGCGGCAGCTCTCCGGCGGCCAGCGCCAGCGCGTCGCGATGGGCCGCGCTATCGTGCGCCAGCCAAAGGTGTTTCTGTTCGACGAGCCGCTGTCGAACCTCGACGCCAAGCTGCGCATCGCGATGCGGGTCGAGATCCGCAAGCTGCAGCGCCGGCTCAACACCACCTCGATCTACGTGACCCACGACCAGCTCGAGGCGATGACGCTCGCCGACATCCTCGTGGTCATGAATGGCGGCCAGGTCGAGCAGATCGGCAATCCGCTCGACATCTATCAGAGGCCGGCGACCACCTTCGTCGCCTCGTTCATCGGCGCGCCGCCGATGAACCTGATGCCGCTGCGCTCGGACGAGCTGAAGTCCCAGATCACCGGTGCCGACGGCGCCGGCATCGCTGGGATCCGGCCGGAGGATTTCGTCATTACCAACGAGACGGTATCCGGCGGCGTCGCGCTCGGCCTGACCGTCGAGGCGATCGAGCATGTCGGCGCCGAGACCTTCGTCTATGGCAGCCGCCAGCGCGAGCAGCAAAGCGTGGCCGCCAATCCCGGCGAGCTGCCGCCGGGCGAGGTGATCGTCCGGGTTCCCGGCGCCACCGGCCCCGCCATCGGCGAGCCGATCCGGGCGGTCGCCCCGCGGGACAAACTGCATCTTTTTACCGCTGATGGCCGCAAGCGGGTCGGACAATAA
- a CDS encoding type I phosphomannose isomerase catalytic subunit has translation MTVEQASIQITRKPWGRVDLRPWSRIDASADPVGELWLERTGESAPISALLFKLLFTSQPLSIQVHPDDELAHALGLPNGKTEAWYILSAAPGARVALGLKQHLTLQALRAAIRDGTIAGLAQWHPVMQGDVIFVPAGTIHALGADIVLAEIQQRSDTTFRLFDFGRNRELHEDSAVAASVAGPPPTQSPPRRLTDVRKVLVASPHFVLERIDLQANSHWALDTDRETWILVIEGSGRIGSTATSVGDAIFAEADSAGIEVGPEGMSILIAYPGPDPIAALMQDCAERTAKSAAASGAVHAPTSSRIIEVQT, from the coding sequence ATGACCGTCGAGCAAGCCTCGATACAGATCACCCGCAAGCCGTGGGGGCGCGTCGATCTGCGTCCCTGGAGCCGCATCGACGCTTCCGCCGATCCCGTTGGAGAATTGTGGCTTGAGCGTACAGGCGAGAGCGCGCCGATTTCGGCACTCCTGTTCAAACTGCTGTTTACCAGCCAACCCCTGTCGATCCAGGTTCATCCGGATGATGAGCTTGCGCACGCCCTCGGTCTGCCGAACGGGAAAACCGAGGCCTGGTACATCCTTTCGGCCGCGCCGGGGGCGCGGGTTGCGCTGGGGCTAAAGCAACATCTTACGCTGCAGGCTTTGCGCGCAGCGATCAGGGACGGCACGATTGCCGGCTTGGCGCAATGGCATCCTGTCATGCAGGGCGACGTCATCTTCGTCCCCGCCGGCACAATCCACGCTCTCGGAGCTGATATCGTGCTCGCCGAGATCCAGCAGCGCAGCGATACGACATTCCGTTTGTTCGACTTTGGCCGGAATCGGGAGCTGCACGAGGATAGCGCCGTGGCGGCCTCGGTTGCCGGGCCACCCCCAACGCAATCGCCTCCACGACGTCTCACCGATGTCCGGAAGGTTCTCGTCGCAAGTCCGCATTTCGTTCTTGAGCGGATCGATCTTCAGGCGAATTCGCATTGGGCGCTCGATACCGACCGGGAAACCTGGATCCTTGTGATCGAAGGGAGCGGGCGCATCGGGTCGACCGCTACCTCCGTTGGGGACGCAATTTTTGCCGAAGCCGACAGCGCCGGCATCGAGGTTGGCCCGGAGGGAATGAGTATTTTGATCGCCTATCCGGGACCTGATCCAATTGCAGCCCTGATGCAGGATTGCGCAGAACGAACGGCCAAATCTGCCGCCGCATCCGGCGCCGTGCACGCTCCGACATCAAGCCGGATCATCGAGGTACAGACATGA
- a CDS encoding glycoside hydrolase family 130 protein has protein sequence MSQATFLNRQALHLRPDPARVIVRPFKPATEPRDLNPTDKIRANHIVDRVLALDPDAVAAQLADVLDNFQGRHRNLLETFEARADEMEDAFATHGVFSKTQRQLVGAYFLSEYSFEASALFNPSIVPHPDQSGAPNGGICVVISLRAIGEGHVSSLTFRTGTIAADGSLTVDPTARLASLPRISHRISGPDGERVELTFKGEEELSERVIFPITESQSNGIEDARFVEFSDGDRKAYYATYTAYSGRAIRSELIETSDFMSFRLTPLRGAAARNKGMALFPRKIDGRYAMIARQDNENLYLIYSDDLYTWEGGQAVLRPQFPWEFVQIGNCGSPIELDEGWLLLTHGVGPVRKYSIGAALLDKRDPSRVLARSSEPLLRPEPSEREGYVPNVVYTCGAMRHNEQIVLPYAVSDTFSSFATIKISALMEAMKR, from the coding sequence GTGTCACAAGCTACTTTTCTGAATCGGCAGGCGCTTCATCTGCGCCCCGATCCCGCGCGGGTCATCGTGCGGCCGTTCAAGCCGGCGACCGAACCGCGCGATCTGAATCCGACCGACAAAATACGCGCAAATCATATCGTCGATCGGGTTCTCGCACTCGATCCGGATGCCGTTGCCGCTCAGCTCGCGGACGTCCTGGACAATTTCCAGGGCCGCCATCGGAACCTGTTGGAGACCTTCGAAGCCCGCGCGGATGAAATGGAAGACGCGTTCGCGACGCATGGCGTCTTTTCAAAGACCCAGCGCCAGCTCGTTGGCGCCTATTTTCTCAGTGAGTATTCGTTCGAAGCCTCTGCCTTATTCAATCCCAGCATCGTGCCGCACCCCGATCAATCGGGTGCGCCGAACGGCGGCATATGCGTCGTCATCAGTCTGCGTGCGATCGGCGAAGGGCACGTGTCGTCACTGACTTTTCGAACCGGAACGATCGCTGCCGATGGCAGCCTGACCGTTGATCCGACGGCTCGCCTCGCCTCGCTCCCTCGGATTTCCCATCGCATATCGGGTCCGGATGGCGAGCGTGTCGAGTTGACATTCAAGGGTGAGGAAGAGCTCAGCGAGCGCGTCATCTTTCCCATCACCGAATCCCAATCCAACGGCATCGAGGATGCGCGCTTTGTTGAATTCAGCGACGGTGATCGAAAAGCCTACTACGCGACCTATACGGCCTACAGCGGACGGGCGATCCGTTCCGAATTGATCGAGACCAGCGACTTCATGTCGTTTCGACTGACGCCCTTGCGGGGCGCCGCGGCACGCAACAAGGGCATGGCGCTGTTCCCGCGCAAGATCGACGGCAGATACGCCATGATCGCGCGACAGGATAACGAGAACCTGTACCTGATCTATTCAGACGACCTCTACACATGGGAAGGCGGTCAGGCCGTTCTGCGGCCGCAATTTCCCTGGGAGTTCGTCCAGATCGGCAATTGCGGGTCGCCGATCGAGCTTGATGAAGGTTGGCTGCTGCTGACGCACGGTGTTGGCCCGGTCCGCAAATACTCGATCGGGGCGGCGCTGCTCGACAAGCGCGACCCATCCAGGGTGCTGGCACGCTCGAGCGAGCCGTTGTTGCGGCCTGAACCGTCCGAGCGCGAAGGCTACGTCCCCAACGTCGTCTATACCTGCGGTGCGATGAGGCACAACGAACAGATCGTTTTGCCATATGCCGTGTCCGACACCTTTTCCAGTTTCGCCACGATCAAGATTTCTGCGCTCATGGAAGCGATGAAACGCTGA
- the ugpE gene encoding sn-glycerol-3-phosphate ABC transporter permease UgpE: MVEEEGFQRYLAHAILWIGIAIVAFPVYLAIVASTQDNAVIANGQMSLLPGGHFLETYYQTLFVGTSGSTREPVLNMMLNSLIMALLIAVGKIAISIISAYAIVYFRFPFRMAIFWIIFITLMLPVEVRIYPTYKIVADLHLLDSYAGLSLPLIASATATLLFRQFFMTVPDELLEASRIDGAGPFRFFWDTLLPLSRTNMAALFVILFILGWNQYLWPLLITTRDDMQTIQVGIRKMITTTDALTEWPIVMATALLAMLPPVFVVVVMQKLFVRGLVETEK, translated from the coding sequence ATGGTCGAGGAGGAAGGCTTCCAGCGCTATCTGGCTCACGCCATCCTGTGGATCGGGATCGCGATCGTCGCCTTCCCGGTCTATCTCGCGATCGTCGCCTCGACCCAGGACAACGCGGTCATCGCCAACGGCCAGATGTCGCTGTTGCCCGGCGGCCATTTCCTCGAGACCTACTACCAGACACTGTTTGTCGGCACGAGCGGATCGACCCGCGAGCCGGTGCTCAACATGATGCTGAACTCGCTGATCATGGCGCTCCTGATCGCGGTCGGCAAAATCGCGATCTCGATCATCTCGGCCTACGCGATCGTGTATTTCCGATTTCCCTTCCGGATGGCGATCTTCTGGATCATCTTCATCACGCTGATGCTGCCGGTCGAGGTGCGCATCTATCCGACCTACAAGATCGTCGCCGACCTGCATCTGCTCGACAGCTATGCCGGCCTGTCGCTGCCGCTGATAGCCTCGGCCACCGCGACGCTGCTGTTCCGCCAGTTCTTCATGACCGTGCCGGATGAACTGCTCGAGGCCTCGCGGATCGACGGCGCGGGCCCGTTCCGCTTCTTCTGGGATACGCTATTGCCGCTGTCGCGCACCAACATGGCCGCGCTGTTCGTGATCCTGTTTATCCTCGGCTGGAATCAGTATCTCTGGCCGCTGTTGATCACCACGCGCGACGACATGCAGACCATCCAGGTCGGCATTCGCAAGATGATCACCACGACCGACGCGCTGACCGAATGGCCTATCGTGATGGCGACCGCGCTGCTGGCGATGCTGCCGCCGGTGTTCGTCGTGGTCGTGATGCAGAAACTGTTCGTGCGCGGATTGGTGGAGACGGAAAAGTAA
- a CDS encoding DUF1150 family protein, producing the protein MSEASIIYQSDSVTPEALAHLGEGHIAYVKQVRSEDVPDLFPQAPKIAPGLKLFALHAADGTPIMLTDSREAAIANAWSNELQAVSVH; encoded by the coding sequence ATGAGTGAAGCGAGTATCATCTACCAATCCGACAGCGTCACGCCGGAAGCGCTGGCCCATCTGGGCGAGGGCCATATCGCCTATGTGAAGCAGGTCCGTTCCGAGGACGTGCCCGACCTCTTTCCGCAGGCGCCGAAGATCGCGCCGGGCCTCAAGCTGTTCGCACTGCATGCCGCCGACGGCACGCCGATCATGCTGACCGACAGCCGCGAAGCCGCGATCGCGAACGCCTGGAGCAACGAGCTGCAAGCCGTCAGCGTCCACTGA
- a CDS encoding Hsp20 family protein, with translation MSRVPSLSSPFLLGFDEIERALDRVVKGADGYPPYNIERCDRTNGQPERLRITLAVAGFTRDQLDVTIEENQLVIRGRQQDDKARQYIHRGIAARHFQRTFVLAEGMQVLGADLKNGLLSIDLARPEPERVVKTIAISEHE, from the coding sequence ATGTCTCGTGTTCCATCGTTGTCCAGTCCGTTCCTTCTGGGATTCGACGAGATCGAGCGTGCGCTCGACCGCGTCGTGAAGGGCGCCGACGGCTATCCTCCGTACAACATCGAGCGGTGCGACCGTACCAACGGTCAGCCTGAGCGGCTTCGCATCACGTTGGCGGTGGCGGGCTTCACCCGCGACCAACTCGATGTGACCATTGAGGAAAATCAGCTCGTCATCCGCGGCCGCCAGCAGGACGACAAGGCTCGGCAATACATCCATCGCGGCATCGCCGCGCGCCACTTCCAGCGCACCTTCGTGCTGGCGGAGGGGATGCAGGTGCTGGGCGCGGATCTGAAGAACGGGCTGTTGTCGATCGACCTGGCCAGGCCAGAGCCTGAACGGGTCGTTAAGACAATCGCTATCAGTGAACACGAATAA
- a CDS encoding glycosyltransferase family 4 protein: MTSPRRIAFIGNSLPRRCGIATFTTDLRNAISVSRPDLEACIVAMTDRGQVYDYPLAVAFQIKDGNLEDYTRAADFLNAGQFDIVCLQHEFGIFGGEAGAHILVLLSRLTMPVVTTFHTVLADPTARQRMVMERIVDLSSKVVVMADKGRELLRDIYLVPEDKIEIIAHGIPDVAFVEPDAAKARLGFEEKSVILTFGLLSPNKGIEVMIDAMPSILKRCADAVYVVLGATHPNLVRNQGEGYRESLMARARELGIDGQVVFLDRFVDLATLLEFISMCDVYVTPYLNEAQMTSGTLAYSFGLGRPVVSTPYWHARELLADGCGVLVPFGNASAIGNEIAKLLTDDARRQAMSRRAYAASRTMTWERTAERYMAVFETARQAHRPKLFARSDVGSPELRSPAPPDMQIGHFLSMCDDTGLFQHAVHSVPDRAHGYCVDDNARALLLACALNNPGEQPLPELLTTRFAAFVQHAWNPDTRQFRNFMGFNRTWLEDKGSEDSNGRTLWALGEAARSDLSPSRRRWAAALFAEALSTAESFRSPRAWAFMLLGLDAYCAVTPDNLHARAIRLSLADRLMSCLACVQTPDWVWFEEGLAYDNARLPQALMLTGVATKVPEYLDAGLRSLRWLMTQQTTAAGHFRPVGTAGFGEQRQHPRAFDQQPVEATATIAACLAAWRASGDAEWKAMAARAFGWFLGSNDLSVALVDSQTGSCRDGLHPDRANENRGGESVVCYLLGLAEMRQLARVNTSLTRPAALRAVGA; encoded by the coding sequence ATGACATCGCCCCGCCGTATCGCCTTTATCGGCAACTCGTTGCCGCGCCGATGCGGAATTGCAACCTTCACGACCGATCTGCGAAACGCGATATCGGTTTCGCGCCCGGATCTTGAGGCCTGCATCGTGGCGATGACCGATCGGGGTCAAGTCTATGATTATCCCTTGGCGGTCGCTTTTCAGATCAAGGACGGCAATCTCGAAGATTACACGCGCGCCGCGGATTTCCTCAATGCCGGCCAGTTTGACATCGTGTGCCTGCAGCACGAATTCGGGATTTTCGGCGGTGAAGCCGGTGCTCATATCCTCGTGCTGCTGTCGCGCCTTACCATGCCGGTGGTGACGACGTTCCATACCGTGCTGGCCGATCCGACGGCCAGGCAACGTATGGTCATGGAGCGCATCGTCGATTTGTCGTCGAAGGTCGTGGTAATGGCCGACAAGGGGCGCGAGCTGTTGCGCGATATCTATCTGGTGCCGGAGGACAAGATCGAGATCATCGCCCACGGCATTCCCGATGTCGCCTTTGTCGAGCCCGATGCAGCGAAGGCGAGGCTCGGATTTGAGGAAAAGTCGGTCATCCTGACATTCGGCCTGTTGTCACCGAACAAGGGCATCGAAGTCATGATCGACGCCATGCCGTCGATCCTGAAACGCTGCGCGGATGCGGTGTACGTCGTGCTCGGCGCAACACACCCCAACCTGGTTCGAAACCAGGGCGAGGGGTATCGCGAGAGCCTGATGGCGCGAGCGCGCGAACTCGGAATAGACGGTCAGGTGGTGTTCCTCGACCGGTTCGTCGATCTGGCGACGCTGCTCGAATTCATCTCGATGTGCGACGTTTACGTCACGCCCTATCTCAACGAAGCCCAGATGACGTCAGGGACCCTGGCCTACAGCTTCGGACTGGGGAGGCCGGTCGTTTCGACGCCCTATTGGCACGCGCGCGAGCTGCTGGCAGATGGATGCGGCGTTCTGGTGCCTTTCGGCAACGCCTCGGCGATCGGCAACGAAATCGCAAAGTTGCTCACCGATGACGCTCGCCGGCAGGCGATGTCGCGGCGCGCCTACGCGGCGAGCCGAACGATGACATGGGAACGCACGGCCGAGCGTTACATGGCGGTCTTCGAGACTGCACGGCAAGCGCACCGGCCGAAGCTCTTCGCGCGCTCCGACGTAGGATCGCCGGAGCTCCGCAGTCCCGCGCCGCCGGACATGCAGATCGGCCACTTCCTGTCGATGTGCGACGATACCGGCCTGTTCCAGCACGCGGTCCATTCGGTGCCCGATCGCGCGCACGGCTATTGCGTCGACGACAATGCCCGCGCACTGCTGCTCGCCTGCGCGCTGAACAATCCGGGTGAACAGCCGCTGCCGGAGCTGTTGACGACTCGCTTTGCGGCTTTCGTGCAGCACGCGTGGAACCCCGATACCAGGCAGTTTCGCAATTTCATGGGCTTCAATCGAACCTGGCTTGAAGACAAAGGTTCCGAAGACAGCAATGGGCGAACGCTATGGGCCTTGGGCGAGGCCGCGCGCAGTGATCTGAGCCCGTCGCGGCGCCGATGGGCCGCGGCCTTGTTCGCCGAGGCATTGTCGACCGCGGAGAGCTTTCGTTCACCGCGAGCGTGGGCATTCATGCTTCTGGGCCTGGACGCCTATTGCGCAGTGACGCCGGACAATCTCCACGCCAGGGCGATCCGGCTGTCTCTTGCCGACCGCTTGATGTCTTGCCTGGCGTGTGTCCAGACGCCGGACTGGGTGTGGTTTGAAGAAGGGCTGGCTTACGACAACGCGCGGCTGCCGCAGGCCTTGATGCTGACGGGCGTGGCGACGAAAGTGCCAGAATATCTCGATGCTGGATTGAGGTCCCTGCGCTGGCTCATGACGCAACAAACCACAGCAGCGGGTCATTTCCGTCCGGTCGGCACCGCCGGGTTCGGCGAGCAGCGGCAACATCCCCGTGCCTTCGATCAGCAGCCCGTGGAAGCAACGGCGACGATCGCAGCCTGCCTTGCGGCCTGGCGCGCGAGCGGCGATGCCGAATGGAAGGCCATGGCAGCGCGCGCCTTCGGCTGGTTTCTCGGCAGCAACGATCTGTCGGTGGCGTTGGTCGATTCGCAAACTGGAAGTTGCCGCGATGGATTGCACCCCGATCGTGCCAACGAAAACCGCGGTGGCGAATCGGTTGTTTGCTATCTCCTCGGACTTGCAGAGATGCGCCAGCTCGCGCGCGTCAACACCAGCCTGACCAGGCCTGCGGCCTTGCGGGCTGTAGGCGCCTGA
- a CDS encoding cytochrome P460 family protein, with protein MQKSSLISLIASVPIAILATGIAISAQDKYTLQVPGGLAFSEFRGYEDWPVIAISENEGVIAVILGNPAMIGAYREGVPGNGKPFPDGARMAKIHWIPKKQEAYPGQPTVPGAQHDVDFMVKDSKRFADSGGWGYGAFEYDAATDVFRPATTADNPPQENDAKCGYACHTVVQNRDYVFTEYGKR; from the coding sequence ATGCAGAAGAGCTCGCTGATCAGTCTCATTGCTTCGGTGCCGATCGCCATCCTGGCAACCGGCATCGCGATCTCCGCGCAGGACAAGTACACTCTGCAAGTGCCTGGTGGGCTCGCATTTTCCGAGTTCAGGGGATACGAGGACTGGCCGGTGATCGCGATCAGCGAGAACGAAGGCGTCATTGCCGTGATCCTGGGCAATCCGGCGATGATCGGCGCTTACCGAGAGGGCGTGCCCGGCAATGGCAAGCCGTTCCCGGACGGCGCCAGGATGGCGAAGATTCATTGGATCCCGAAAAAGCAGGAAGCGTATCCCGGCCAGCCGACGGTGCCGGGCGCCCAGCACGACGTCGACTTCATGGTGAAGGACAGCAAGAGATTCGCCGACAGCGGCGGATGGGGATACGGCGCGTTCGAGTATGACGCGGCGACCGATGTGTTCAGGCCCGCCACCACGGCGGACAATCCACCGCAGGAAAACGACGCGAAGTGCGGCTACGCATGCCACACCGTGGTGCAGAACCGCGACTACGTATTCACCGAGTACGGAAAGCGGTGA
- a CDS encoding AMP-binding protein: MRFIDYLDKGASLGADAPCLTMDGRDLSYGAVQRLSYRIARGLDRSGIAPGDKVAILSGNDPLAFACVFGISRAAAVWCPINPRNEAAENKFILDQFDCSLLLFHSSFAPMVDAVRQDLPKLRALVCLDTELPFAPSFDRWLSGLADDPYERDTIDDLAMIPGTGGTTGKPKGVMLSGRNIEAMTALTLMGYPFKGRPVYLALAPLTHAAGVLCFPIMALGGRIVIMHHPDIGEFLTLIARYSVTHTFLPPTVIYMLLDHPKLDVADLGSLQCFWYGAAPISAARLAEALRRIGPMAQLFGQTEAPMMISMMAPADHYNPDGTIAMQRLSSAGRISPLVQAGIMDGDGKLLPAGSRGEIVVRGSLVMEGYYKNPQATAEASAHGWHHTGDIGYIDGDGYLYIVDRAKDMIITGGFNVYSIEVENALRAHEAVQDCAVIGLADDKWGERIVAVVQPRAGQTIDATALAAFVKQQIGSIKTPKQIEVWDDLPRSKVGKVLKPDIRARLTERSGS, translated from the coding sequence ATGCGCTTCATCGATTATCTCGACAAGGGCGCCTCGCTCGGCGCCGACGCGCCGTGTCTGACCATGGACGGACGCGACCTCAGCTATGGCGCGGTGCAAAGGCTGAGTTACCGGATCGCGCGCGGGCTCGACCGATCCGGCATTGCTCCCGGCGACAAGGTCGCGATCCTGTCAGGCAACGATCCGCTCGCCTTCGCCTGCGTATTCGGCATCTCGCGCGCCGCTGCGGTGTGGTGCCCGATCAATCCGCGCAACGAGGCGGCTGAGAACAAGTTCATCCTCGACCAGTTCGATTGCAGCCTGCTGCTGTTCCATTCGAGCTTTGCGCCGATGGTCGACGCGGTCAGGCAGGACCTGCCCAAGCTGCGCGCGCTGGTCTGTCTCGATACCGAGCTGCCGTTCGCGCCGTCGTTCGACCGCTGGCTGAGCGGTCTCGCCGACGATCCCTATGAACGCGACACGATCGATGATCTCGCGATGATCCCGGGTACCGGCGGCACCACCGGCAAGCCCAAGGGCGTGATGCTGTCGGGGCGCAACATCGAGGCGATGACCGCGCTGACCTTGATGGGTTATCCGTTCAAGGGCCGTCCGGTCTATCTCGCGCTGGCGCCGCTGACGCATGCCGCGGGAGTGCTTTGTTTTCCGATCATGGCGCTCGGCGGCCGCATCGTGATCATGCACCACCCTGATATCGGCGAGTTCCTGACGCTGATCGCGCGTTACAGCGTCACCCACACCTTCCTGCCGCCGACCGTGATCTACATGCTGCTCGATCACCCGAAGCTCGATGTGGCCGATCTCGGCTCGCTGCAATGCTTCTGGTATGGCGCGGCGCCGATCTCGGCGGCGCGGCTCGCGGAAGCCTTGCGGCGGATCGGGCCGATGGCGCAGCTGTTCGGCCAGACCGAGGCGCCGATGATGATCTCGATGATGGCGCCGGCCGATCACTACAATCCGGACGGCACGATCGCGATGCAGCGGCTGTCGTCCGCCGGGCGGATCAGCCCGCTGGTGCAGGCCGGTATCATGGACGGCGACGGCAAGCTCTTGCCGGCCGGATCGCGCGGCGAAATCGTGGTGCGCGGCTCGCTGGTGATGGAGGGCTACTACAAGAATCCGCAGGCTACGGCGGAAGCCTCGGCGCATGGTTGGCACCATACCGGCGACATCGGTTACATCGACGGCGATGGCTATCTCTACATCGTCGATCGCGCCAAGGACATGATCATCACCGGCGGCTTCAACGTCTACTCGATCGAGGTCGAGAACGCGTTGCGCGCCCATGAAGCGGTGCAGGATTGTGCGGTGATCGGGTTAGCCGATGACAAATGGGGCGAGCGGATCGTCGCGGTGGTGCAGCCGCGCGCCGGCCAAACGATCGATGCAACAGCGCTGGCCGCCTTCGTCAAGCAGCAGATCGGCAGCATCAAGACGCCGAAGCAAATCGAGGTCTGGGACGATCTTCCGCGGTCCAAGGTCGGCAAGGTGCTGAAGCCGGATATCCGCGCGCGGCTGACGGAGCGTTCAGGCAGCTAG